The genome window GACATACTAATTATATAACTTTCGGACTGTTTGGAGCAACCCCACCCATCCTCTCTCACCCACACTAAACATTAAATTTTGACCCGCTACCCAACCCGTTCATTTTGCCACTGCTACTTGTCATTAAACCTCATAGATTGAATGATGGTGGTTTTGTGTTACAAAATGCAGCTAGGAAACTAGCCTACTTGATCAGGCTACCAACCGACGAGCATCGGGTTAAAGTTGGGATCAGTTGGCTTGCCAAGTCTGCGGTAGATTCCATTGCAACAGTGCAGAGTAACATCACCAAAGCTCTTTCGGATTCTTAATCTCTCTTTTGTAATGAAAATGAAATTTACCTTCGGTTCATAAAATCATAATGTGGTATATAATTCATACAAGGTATTAGCCGCCTTTATGCCGTCACGTCGTAATAATAACATTGCTATCTGGTTTCTCTGGCTTTAAATCTTTCGTATACATTGTTCCCATTGTAATCTTGTGGGTTCTTCAACAATATCTTCAACATGTAGGCATAAACACTAGAATTATCCCCAAGATAAAACTTTCGTTTCGAAATGCTGAGATCCCTTGCGATGTATGCTTACCCAGCCATATCATTTAATCAGTTACCTGTTATGTAtgtgttgaaataaattcaagttggtttgCATTTTGACTTAATATTTTCGGAAATTAGTCAAGTCAAATATAGTTGGTTTTCgttttttatgtacgttttcaaaTAGTCTAAGTTTTGGCGTAAATTTGGTTTGGAAATGAGCCGTGTCAAACAAATACGTGTTCACTCgacggtataaattcaagttaacgtaaggttttttttttttttttttttgacttgaAGATATAATTCTAATGATGTGACATACATGTAGCACACTAGCTTTTCTTTGGTCACATGCAGAACATCATTGGCTAAAAACAGTAAGATTTCAAAAACAAAACGAACTCATAACCGTGGTCGAAAAGAATCGGTTTTTACACAAATCGACAACTAAACCATACGACAATCAACTGCTGTCACCGATCCCCGAAGACTCACCAACGTCTTCAACTCTCACCGCATGTTCAACCTCAACCACCTTCCCTCGGTTCCTACCGCCATCAACCACCTTATTAAATCGCTCGACCCAAACATCATAATCAACCGAATACGGTGTCCCAACAATCCCATCAATATAATCAGCAAAAGCCTTCAATAACGACGACACTTCACCGAGGTACTGTTGAATGACCCTCTTCCGCCAACATCTTTCCCGCCACTTTAACGCTGATTCGATTGAGTCAACCTGTTCTTGACTCGCCATTTTCCCGCCACATATATAGTAAAGAACGTAAACCAGACTCTCAGCGTCGGAAGAAGGACAAAGCTTGCCATGCTGTAACGCATATGCCGACGAGAATTGTAGATTCACCgcaggacacgtgtctttatcgTCCAAAACCGCACGACCCCACGAAACTAAAACGTAAAATCCATTTGTTGTTATAATGTTTTCGGGACAAATGTCGCCATGCTGGACGTTTGCTGACTTGGCGCTTTTGAGAGCCGAGAGACAATCACGACAGCAACGGATCGCGTCGTCGGAAGTAAAAGGGATGGATTTTGTTGACAACGGTTGACCGATGGGATGCACGACTAGTATTGGTGTACCGCATGACGGATGATCACACCTCCCTTTCGGACTCTGTCGTGTACAGGTACCGGAATGCAAGATTCTGCCGTTAGAAACGATTTGCGGAAGATTCTTGCTACAGATTCCTTGATCCGCGAAAATGTTCAAGATCTTCGTTTGCCGTTGGACTTGATACCATAAACTCATATCTTCCCACGAAGGTTCTAATCGGGTCGGGTGCGCACCGACGTATAACATCAACGGCTCTGTCGGAAATTCTAACGAAAACGCTTCATAACAACACCCATTCCAACCTTGCAACAACTCCTGTATCTGAAACCGATCTTCAACCGCTTCAAGTTCCAATATTTCTCCTTTCTCGAGCTTCAACCGGTGATCTTGAATATGTTTCTCGACAATTTTGACACTTTCAGCATCATAATCAACGGGTATTATCGCCTTTTCACTATCTCCCACCAGCCGCCGCTCAACTCGCCGTTGATGAAGACGACGGCCATGATCCGTCGCTAATGACGTTATCGACCTTCTTGACTCTCCACACCATTGAACGATCGAGTAATACGTCGCTAAAACGATCTGCAAACATCCCAAATCTCTCCAGTTTGCGTTACCTAACTTGTTCCAAATCCGATCAACCTGTGAAACCTTAACTTCCGCATGGTTTATAATCCAGTTTACCATCGATAAATACGGATTACCCGACACTAATTCAAGTTTTCCCATATCACCTTCGAGTTTAACCACACCACCGAAGCTGGAATCGAGAACTAAGACGTAAACGCAATCGTTGCTAGCAGATGTATACTTGCTTaatgttcttgacaacaatataCGTGCAGCATAAAACAGCGCTTTACATATAGAAGATGACGACATTGTTAACTCGTTTTCATTTATAATATTGTGTCTGTAAACCGCAAAGTGGACAACCTGATCCCACCGCACATGCGGGTCGGATTCGTTTCTCGAAACTAATGCAGCACCACAAAGAGAATCAAGTCTTCGTCTTGCTATTGCTTTCTCGACAGTATAAAATTTGGATCCAGAATAACGAGGGCACCATATCGAATACGGGGATGGCCCGTTTTCATCCCATAATGAATGCCATAAAGAATCAGTAATAGCATGCAAGAAATCTTCAAGTGCTAAGAATTCTTGTTCTTTTGAGGTGTGAGTGGACTGAGGGGAGCATGGCATACGGTGTAATTGTTGAAATAACACGGATTCCAATGCGAAATCGAGGTTTTGTAACTCGTCAAGTGCAAAAGGGGACATGAAACTGTGATCTGTGACCCATTCCTCAAGGTGTTGTGTGAATAAATCGATGTCGGTTAGGCTTCTTGCGATTTCTTTAGTTGCTTTGAATCCTTGTTTCGAGCTTGTTCCACTACGCGACGAAATAACTGCATTTGGTAGGATTTGAAATGAGTTACGAAAGTTATAACTTGGGTAAATTAAATTCGCATTAGACTAACGATGCAAACCTGATTCGGTCTTTCGGAAACTTCCATCCAAACTTTGACCACCAACCGAACCCAAATCGTATTGACTTGAACCTAAACAGGTAAAGATAACAAAACGTCGTTTATACGTCTAAATGGTGAAAAATGTACACGAAAAAAACAGGTTTATGTCGATAACCAAACGAGTTATTATTTCACTCTTGAGTGTTTGGGCAAGTCATGATACTTATTATTTCTCACTATTTAGTGTCAAAATAACTAAATATGGATAATAAATGTGAAGTATTTACCTACCTATCCTAGCTCTAACCAACTGGTTAACTAATTATCCATTTCTAAAACCCACAGGCATATTCTAAACCTTATAAAGGCATTAAATGTCTCTCAAATGGATCTTTTCTTCAAGTTAAAGGGTGTTTGGATGTGCTTTTTCAAAGTGATTATCCCCAAATTTGGTTACTTTGACCTTAACACACTGTAATAATAACCAAATCCCATCTTCATTTCATACAAACAGAATATAAAACAAAATCTAAGAACCCAAAAGATGcttacaagaatcaagaacacacacaacataagCCAAGAAACTTGAAAATAACTCACCTATCTGCATATTGATGTCTGAAAATGTAAAAAAGCTGCAAGATTTAGAAACCCCAGAATGGGTTTAGTTAAAAACACAATAT of Helianthus annuus cultivar XRQ/B chromosome 1, HanXRQr2.0-SUNRISE, whole genome shotgun sequence contains these proteins:
- the LOC110873730 gene encoding uncharacterized protein LOC110873730 is translated as MQIGSSQYDLGSVGGQSLDGSFRKTESVISSRSGTSSKQGFKATKEIARSLTDIDLFTQHLEEWVTDHSFMSPFALDELQNLDFALESVLFQQLHRMPCSPQSTHTSKEQEFLALEDFLHAITDSLWHSLWDENGPSPYSIWCPRYSGSKFYTVEKAIARRRLDSLCGAALVSRNESDPHVRWDQVVHFAVYRHNIINENELTMSSSSICKALFYAARILLSRTLSKYTSASNDCVYVLVLDSSFGGVVKLEGDMGKLELVSGNPYLSMVNWIINHAEVKVSQVDRIWNKLGNANWRDLGCLQIVLATYYSIVQWCGESRRSITSLATDHGRRLHQRRVERRLVGDSEKAIIPVDYDAESVKIVEKHIQDHRLKLEKGEILELEAVEDRFQIQELLQGWNGCCYEAFSLEFPTEPLMLYVGAHPTRLEPSWEDMSLWYQVQRQTKILNIFADQGICSKNLPQIVSNGRILHSGTCTRQSPKGRCDHPSCGTPILVVHPIGQPLSTKSIPFTSDDAIRCCRDCLSALKSAKSANVQHGDICPENIITTNGFYVLVSWGRAVLDDKDTCPAVNLQFSSAYALQHGKLCPSSDAESLVYVLYYICGGKMASQEQVDSIESALKWRERCWRKRVIQQYLGEVSSLLKAFADYIDGIVGTPYSVDYDVWVERFNKVVDGGRNRGKVVEVEHAVRVEDVGESSGIGDSS